The DNA region CGTGCATATGAAGATGTATCTCTGGATCAAAATTTAACTGAATAAAGGTTTCTTACCAATTTTGCCTCAGTCGTGTGTGAAAAAGATGCGTCCGAAAATGCTTCTCTGGATGCTAGGGACATTTTAGTCTTTTCATGATGGTGTGGGAGAATCCTAATTGTGGAAAGAACAATTCAATTTTATATATTTCCTCTTTAGACTTGGAATTGGGGCCAAATTTTAGTTTTTTTTGCAGATAAAAATCTAAGTTGGACAAAAACTAGAATAATGATGAAATCCAGTGATCCTAAATAATCACAAACAAAGGTTATGAATGCAAAGAGAAGTATTGGTAAAATTTGGAAATCAGAATAACTATAAACCATCAATCTTATAGAAAATCTTTTGATATAAGAAAGTGGTTGATCTGAACTATATCTTAGGTATCAAGCAAAAATAAACAAGATCACTCCTCAACAAAAATAACAGAAACGTAAAGGCAAACTTCTTTGCATATTCCACCTTACTCGTCTGCTATTTGGATATATGCCGCAACACAAATGCACTCTGTGTTAGttaagagaaaaagaaaaagttgCAGTAGTCCAGAAATGCGTTCCTAGTTTACCCTGGCATCCAACAGCTCAATACCTGTAACTTGCAGGGCTATCGCGAGTAACATTCCGACAGCAACGTGAAATCATTGGAGTATATTTGAAAGACAGATGAGGTATCCTTCATTTCTCGAGAAGCCGTACAAGACCGGTGCAGCCTAGGTAACACAAGAATAGTACAAAACAGAAGATTTCGACCCCCACATAAAAGCAGGTTTGATGCAGTAGACATGCCTGTGATGTGAGTGCCATTCCTCTTGGCTTATTTTTTAAACTATGGCCCCCAAAACTCTGGATACTTGAGACAGCAACGACCTTAGCAGGCATTTGACAAGTGTAAAACAAGACAGAACTTTCGGATATTGTGCTACCATTTTGAGTCATGTCTTGATCAACTCAACAATAACTCAAATCTGTTTGTTCTGAGTTTAGAAAGCTTACACAATGTCGTTCATGTTTAGGTTTATGTGCTTATCCGTTCTAAAAGTAGTTAAGGCAAATGTTACATAAACAGTTCTAGATGAAAATTTGACAAATGCATTCAACAAAAATTGTATCCAAGCTTATCTTCTTCTAGGAACATATAAGAGTTTTTGGATTAGTTAACACATGAATGAATACATGCTGTAAGATGATTTGCATTGTCGAACAATATACGATGAAGTATAGAATGAACGAATTCgagcaactcagttcatgtaaTGTTTCATCTAGCAAGAAGTTAACTCCTAAGAATGTTAAAAAGAATGATATTTTTTTCCATTTGTAATCATAAAATAGTTTATAGTAATACTAAGCATAGACACAAATTACAATCAGCAAATCAAATTTTTGTCATGCAGAAATTTCATTGATAAAATAAAACTACAATCATCGATAGACCCAAAAGTAATTGTTCATCTAAAAGAATTTGGTACTTGTCTGATGTACATGATAAGAGCAAATAGAATACAACAGATAAGCCATAACATTAAAAAGTGAAACATTCTATTGatacaaaaacaaaaaacattgtTTGGAATACCCTAGATTTGAGCCTTAGGAGGACAAATTACCACCACTTTGTTGCCACAAATTGATAATATCAGTGGCTTGATTGAGAAGAATAATCATCTGCTTTTGAGATATCCATGGCTTACTCTCTAGCAACTCCTTGAGCTCTTCCCAAGCGTCTTTCCTTGGCCAAAAGTAGTACGGGCTTAGAGGAATGGTTCCGTAGCCAGGTACCATTTGGTCGAGTGCGATACCAATGTTCTTCTCCATCCAAACGAACTTCAACACGAGTCTTGGTTTATCTGTTGGTTTCACAACTACTCCTAGTTTCTACATCACAACAACAACCATCACaacaattaaaaaaacaaaacaaaaaaatctTAAATGAGAGACACTTAGGACTTTGTTAAGAATCCTACATCAGATAATATATAGCCTGAATATGTGATTATAAATGGTGACAATTCTCACCCCTATAAGCCGGTTTTATAGGGATAAGTTAGGCtcaaccacatttcttaacaaACTTATTTTTCAACAGTTAAATATCAGACATAATATCCTGAAATTTCAGTAAAACCCGTTGAATTTTAACCAATCTCAATATTATTGCAACAAGACATTAGTTTCAAATTTCTTTTTCCATAAGCacttgtttatccattctggctTTATAGTTGAGTTAACAATGAGGTATTTCACTCCTTCCTCTCACGGTATGTTTGGATCGGTGGTACATGGTGGGATAGAAGGTACATGTTTGTTATCTCATATTCCATTGTTTCTAACattcaaacatcacaaaatcAATTCTTCTATAGAGCATTCAAACAAACATGTCAAAATCAATTCTACACCAGAATCAATTTTGACTCGTCCAAAAGTGAAGCCAAACCTCTTTTTTTGAAGATTTGAAATATCAGAGATAACAATATCCTGAAATTTCAGCACCCCTTTTAAACATCCTCATTGAAAAGTACAATATGTATTCATCAAAATACAAAACACAGTCTATAAAGTAAGTACACTATAATCACGACACCGACTCTGACACATCGACATTCATAGTTATTTGAAAAAAATGAATACATTAAACATAATCACACGTGGCGGGTAGTAACACACATTTATTCAAAGGTGGCGGTGCTGCATAGAACACAATATGCAACAAGTGTGTATCTATTTTTCTAACTTACACATTCAAAAAACTACGCACAAAAATCAAAGAACACCGTAATCAAGTTCAAAATTCTGAACCCTTTTGAACAAACTTATAATTAAGTGCAGAGAGATAGAGAGAGTGAAAACCTGAGACTGAGGCGGTGTCTGGAGAGAAGGAGAGGACTGTGAAGAAACGGAATCttcagcaacagcaacagcagaAGCAGTAAAACGGTTTGTTTTCATCTTGATGTAGTTGGTTTTGATGGGTCGAATCGATGGAATTGAAGTGGTGGGAAGAAGAAGCACGTTTGGTTGAAGagagattgatgatgatgatgctaaCATGTTCATTGTTAAATTCGATTGAATGATGATTTTGAAAAATGTTAAAGCTTACGAAGGACAGAACGAACTCAACTGCACGATGATACAACCACAATTATCATTCTAGATAAGGAACCTGTTTTTACCTACACCCGTgtattttttatataatttttattcacggttttttttttttttgaaataaagTTTGATTTCTTAAATATTATAGGTTAAAGAAAAACATGTTTAATTGATTTTTTTAGGAATATATTTTTAATCCAAGCTGAAATTATTAAGGGAATTTCTTTTCCAGCCTATATATAATGTCAATAGAATTCGAATATATATTTCGAGACTAtcaattttttataaaattaaatatcGAGTCACTTCTATTATATTTAGTTTCGGAGATGCATATTCGGATATGCATGTGTCTAATAGTTATGCAtcaaaaatacaataaatatGTAAATATCAACGATGTCTTTATTGagaaaaaatatgaaaaatagaaaaatgattaaattaaaattataaaaatatgaaaatacaattaaaaatcaaattaaatcaaattaaaaatctacaaattttttcacattttttcGAAAATTTGGAAACataaaataaatcaaataaaatagaaaaataaggaatttaaGTTTTTTAGGGTGGTGCCCATGTTTAGTTCCTAAATGAGGGACTTTGATTCATAGTCGATTTTTTTACGCTAGATCGCGTAAAGACAAAAAACACAGAAGCGCAAGAGCCAAAATGCGAGGATACAATTTCTATGACTCGAATATTGGTTAAAATCGACAGAGAGTCCTGAAAATGGCTCCAATTTCAATGAAAAACATATAGTAAATGGGGTCAGGGGTgttttcggagatgcatctctggattCACCCTATAAATTTTCAGTAATGTTCTTGAGTGTGAATTTGGGAGTAGAAAAATGGTCTAAAGTGGATGAATAGATCTAAATAAAATCAACCacttttaaaaaaattatcagAGTGTTTTCAAAAATTGGGAGCGAGAGGTTTTTATGCTTAAATATGAAAACTATACTATTCGAAATTTTAATCACGTTAACATAATATCGTTTCACAAACACCAAAGATGAATATGATGAAACACAAGGTATAATTGATTCGATTATATAGTCCATGAGGTGTGTTTTATACCGTGATTCAATATAGAGAATTCTAATCTCCATTATTTATCGGAATTTAATCATCAATTTAGCTCAATAAAGTATCCAATTGTAACAAAAACTAATGCTTACATAATAAACCACTATCAATTGAATCAATGATAAACTACACTAGAATTGAAATACCTAAATACTACGAAACTAAATGCAAgggtgagagagagagatatgaCACCGAAATTTATAGTGCTTCGACGTTCATTATCGCTTTGCCTACATGTGTAACACCCTTttaaaataccccaaatatttaattaaaataacaacatatatcaatcagagtagatatgcaattaagggtgtcacacaattacttcacaccattcgccatgataactgtcatgctcttttattaattcaaaacataaagcatttgcacaatacgcagcggatagaaatcaattcaatcatgcaaaacatgtaacacattacatgtaaaattattcaacaaggtaaaacatcccgtcccgatgttacatctatcagagcatgacccactaaggagactacactagactccaagcactagcttctactcaatcactgctcgttgcctgaaaaatagttgtaagggtgagttcctcaatcgatataataagcattatacaatatcatgtaatgctaagtaaataacacattaatcaccctaatcatatcacacattcggtaacggcacattaactcaaatggcatactcaataccaacacaatgcatactcatacccaatgccaacacaaacacacgtataatattgaaatacatccattcatattatacgtcatacatacgttatgcaatgagactccatgcatgcggtaccgactattcgtgaacatatagttcaacctcaccgatcaaatccagatacggctaccaagctcactagtcccactcatttgagacctagtgactcgctcactaattcctcaccatgggaattagctaccaccccaagggctatgctatgcacgctaatcacctagcatgcaaacatcaacaacaatccacaataactcactcactaattcctcaccatgggaattagctaccaccataaaggccacaatatgcaagctaaatcacttagtcatgcaaacatcaacaatcatccacaatggacatatgctcacactctaagccataaacagtccattcacaattgcatacataatagatacatccacagcattatgcatacaatcatacatcatccacatatttatcacataatcatatcatgccacataatcaatcacagtattagcacgctctactaatacccctaccgctcaaaacaacgggaaatgatccctattatatcatacgccaatataggccaaacatcaaacatgcacaccacatttaaatataaatttttcactttccacacagtgttaaccggttaacgccctgggttaaccggttaacgcaacacataacacgctttctggcaaaactcaacagtgttaaccggttaacgccctgggttaaccggttaacgcagacagaacaacaatattttcacaactcacaacagtgttaaccggttaacgccctgggttaaccggttaacgcaagcaaaacagcaatacctcacaatttctaacagtgttaaccggttaacaccctgggttaaccggttaacgcaagacagaaagttgttcctgtgctaacacgaagcagaatgcagaattctccgcattttccgccgttggaggacttccggacctccgattccgattccgtaaaaagctatacgttcgggaaatcacaactcacacaaatacagattcaattacagctttaacgcaacttatccaacacaatttttcagcattcaacatcccaattagggtcaattcaacggtttatcactacccattacatgttaacccataatacccattaaacgacgataaaccccccttacctgagttaatacggcgaatctttaagcttcaagcttttctcttctccaaccttcttcctcttgctctgtctctttgcccttttcctctttttgagccgcttctctgttttcacgtgaaaactctttttaccaaaatggaactctttttccatatttccaacttatatatatattccaataataaaatccaataataataataatccaataatattccaaattatttaattaaattaataaatataatattaacttaaattaaataattatcttatttttatcggggtgttacaacatGCACCcttcaatggtttcccattggaACCTCTATTCTTCCttttatttgaaaaatatttgtaagagttcatacaatcactAATCCACAATAAAACTGAGCAAATTAAAATCTCATATATGGATCTTGACTTATATACATCGTAATGCCAAACTCTTCTACGTAATCTTTATTCAATTAACGCTTATTAATCTTCCAAGATCACCAATCTGCTCAAATCCTTGGTGTGTAGCAATCAACCCCTTGATCCTGAGCGATGAATTGTCCAAATATTTGAGAATAACTTCGTCTTATCTGTAGTCTTCCATACAATCACTACTAAGACAATTCTTGAGAGAAGAACCTACTTCTTTTCAATAGAATTTGTCATCACCATTGACAAAAACCTCAATCTTGAAAACAACTCTAGAACAAACACATAATATGATATAAACCGGATACAAGAGCTATAGAGACATACCAATGTAGTTCGGTAAAAGTTATGATTTGCTACAAAATACTGTTAGTGAAAACAAAATCTGTAGCAAATGAAACTAATCAAAATCCTCATTCTATTTAAGGCATGAAGAGTCTAAGACTCCTAAATCACTACAAATCTTGTGAAAGGGATCCAATGATAATGGTTTTGTAAAAATGTCAGCAAGTTGACTTTTAGTGTCAACGTATTCAAAAATAATATCCCTTTTTTCCACATGATATTTAAGAAAGTGGTGTCAGATCTCAATGTGTTTGTTTCGTGAATGAAGTACCAAATTCTTAGTGAGGCTTATTGCACTAGTACTATCACACTTTATTGAAACACAACTAAGTTTTAAATCATAGTCTAGTGATTGTTGCTTTAGCCATAAGACTTGTGCATAACAACTACCAGCGGCTACATATTCAGCCTCAATGGTAGAAAGAGCAACGATACACACCTTCTTATTGTTCCAAGAAATTAAGCAGCTTCCAAATAAGTGACAGGTACCAATAGTGCTTTTTCTATCTAACATGCACCCCGTAAAATCGGAATAAAAAATACTAAGCTACaaacactacctttaggataccaaGATCGTGATGGGAGGTTCCGTTAAGATACCTCAACATACATTTTACGATCTTAAAGTGGGAATTCTTAGGTGAtgcttgatatctagcacacatGCACACACAATACATGATATTTAGCCTACTTGCAGTTAAATAGAGTAAGGATCCGATTATACCTATATACCTAGTTACGTCGAAATCCACTCCTCTTTCATCTTTATCAATAAGCACATTTGAAGCCATGGGTGTTGAGATACTCTTCAAATATTTCATATCGAACTTATTGAGAATCTCTAAGCAATATTTTGTTTGACTTATGAAAGTGCCTTCTTCAGCTTTCTTGATTTGCTATCCTAAGAAGTATGTTAGCTCCCATAAGTGACATCTCAAATTCTCTCTGCATCAAACTGACAACTTCTCGACGAAGAGATTCATTAATAAACCCAAAAATACTATCATATGCATAAACTTGAACTAAGAGAATATGTTTTTCCTAATGTATTATAAATAAAGTGGTGTCGACTTTCCCATGATTGAATCCTTGTTTGATCAAAAATCTATCAAATTGCCCATACCAAGCTCTAAGAGTTTGTTTGAGACCATAGATGGCTCTTTTGAATTTAAAAACATGATTGGGATTATCGTGATCCTAGAAAATCGGGGGTTGTAAGACATACACCTCTTTGTTAAGAGAAGTATACTTAAcatccatttggtaaagcttaaagTCCAGGAAGCAAGCAAATGCCAAAAGGAGTCTAATAGCTTCTGGACGAACTACATGAGCATAAGTCTCCTCGTAGTCTATTCATCAACTTGACTATATCCTTTTACCACTAATCTTCCTTTATTTCTATTAATTACACCATTTTCATCCATCTTGTTCCTAAATAGCCATCTTATGCCAATGGCAGTTTTATCAACCGGATGCAGAACAAGGTCCCAAACGTCATTACATTTAAATTAGATTAGTTCTTATTGCATAGCAAGTAACCATACCTCGTCAAGTAAAGCATTAGATATTGATTTAGGTTAAATCTAAGAAATGAAAGTGTCACACCGCGAAAAATACCTGAGTGCATtgcacgctcgaagatacaacagagtcgccactgaactttatttattccaaatgAAAGGGAAAATGTCGATAAAACTCAAGGAGAAGAGaaaaaagggtaaggaagtcagttatgcaaggggaatgtattagcaaCCTTCccatccgttgtactcaatgggaaccattttgattgtcCTTTACGCGTAtgggtgttattatctaaaggttacttaTGATTGATTTTAATAAAGGTGAAAAAATAAGTTTATTAATTAATATGCTCGCCAAtgattcgaaccctcgtgcctacgtagtctcatagtgcaatgataaaattagagctccgtagttcttggtagaaaattgcgtatttgttggttgattttagggaACGGTTATAATCGTTTCCTAGAAGTGCTTTGACATTAGCTGATTCTAATTCTCGTTCGGATGCTCTAAGCGTTTAGTCTGACTGCTAAGGAACATATTATAATAGTtattttatgaaaataattttttaaaattggATTGAAAAAGTTTATGAATGAATTGACTTGAGAAAGGAATTGAATTGGAAAAAGAAAGAGTTACTTGAATTGAAAAAAACTTGGGAAATGAGGAAAGTGTTGTTTGGATGTGTTGAAAGTATTGTTTGGACCAGGATTGTATTATTTGAACCCATAGGGTAGTGTATATGAACCAAGAGTGTGACgaaaaatggtgtttaaaccaaagggaAATGAtagtggtgtttaaaccaaagggaaataaaagtggtgtttaaaccaaagaagtaataaaagtggtgtttaaaccaaataagtgatgtttaaaccaaaagtgtggtgtttaaaccaaaagaatGTGGCAATTAACCAATAAATGGTGATTAGCCAATGCAAAGTTGTAGGATTTTGCCTAGATTCGGGGGATCAAGACCTACAAGAAATGAGTGTTATAAGACTGATGTTTAACCCAAAGAAGTTACAAGAGTGGTGTTTAAATGCAAAAAAAagtgtttaaaccaaagaatttgtgtttaaaccaaaaaagtggtgtttaaactaaAGAAAAAGTGAAAGCgatgtttaaaccaaaagagtgATGTTTAAACCGAAGCGGTGATGTTTAAATGAAAGAAGTTAtgtttaaaccaaaagagtggtgttttaaacaaagaagtggtgtttaaaccaaaagagtggtgtttaaaccaaataAGTGTTGTTTAAACCAAAAGAGTAGGGAAATTAACCAATAAATAGTGATTATCCAATGCAGAGTTGTATGGTTTTGGCTAGATCCTGGGGATCAAGACCTACAAAGAGAGGTGTTTGCCTAAGCACGAAGCTTATATAACATGAATGATTTTCCTGAGCACGAAGCTCATATGGCATGCATGAGTTTCCTGAGCATAGAGCTCACAGGGAATGCATGAGTTGCCTAAGCATGGAGCTTAAATGGAATGAATGAAAAGGTTTTCCTGAGCACGGAGATCACAGGGTaatgtgtaacaccccgaatattttggattaatttaaatattattttaataagattattggaaggaaaaaggaattattaaataatattgggaaatattattattgatgttatttattttaatattaattaaataaataaaataaatggaatatgaagagtggaagggtaaaagtggaattggatataagaggccaaagtgagaactcagaagttttgtcacgtattttgcctcagagtcagagaaagagaggaaccgctgaagagaaagagaaggaagaggaaaaggccaaagattgctcagagcttccttcaatccaaagaggtaaggggtctgaaccttattaaatgatcatatgcgagcaaattcatgatatatgttggattgttgatgaatttggggattttagggagattgggaaagttggggttttgatggaaattctccgatctgtgagtctggttgagttatatgctttataatcgaagtatgttgtgtatatatgactgttaaatgttgatattgggttgttagcCGTGGAGTATGAAttatggcgagtagagaagcaaagctgcgttgggttctgtagcagagggcttctgttcgcgcgcgattcgcggcgcgaagcccagttcgcggcgcgaactgggcagaatccagaggagttctgtaacgcaccgttcgcggcgcgaaccctgctgcgcggcgcgaactgtgctgtgcagaagttgatgttggtgagtttttgagtgcgttgagttgcgagactcttagtaagtcgctgtaattgtattataacaattaatagtgattatagGATGGTGTATGAGGTatttatgatgatgagatgttgaatttacgtgtcTAGTTATACATGTGTTATGTAACGATATGATATTGctgtaatgttgttgttgttttgagttgtatgtcatgctattaatgatgatgataacatgactatatgatgctgttgttgctatgttgataatgatgcatgtttggtgtgcatgcattcatgaaaggccgatgcctagtgatgaacggactgagttccaatgatgatgttgactccgggcttgttgagaggcttggttccttgcggggaactcggattctatggtggtgaatctgggagtggtgatcctgtagtggtcacaaaatgggtataccgagtcgtgttgagtcatgcatgggtgtgtgcattgcatttgatatgttgttttgctgatgttcatgagtatgttgattatgatgattacgatgagctgtgttggcatagGGGGAATatattatgtttatatttctgtcgttatattattatttaataatgtaattctcaccccttctgcatgtgtttatgttcatctatgatgagcaatgtgcagataaagaggagtagctattgttgaggtttgaagaataagtgtagagttattctacagagtcgagtcaaatgctctggtcatgtgacaccggggttatgggattcgatagagaattgattattattacgttgtttatgatgactattatgttgagatgtttgttgagacgataatgaaacattattatgaattgttatatgttgaaagattataattgtgttgttgtccgctgcgaagtttttattttaataaataatatgttttatgttgtgatatgataaaagtgttatgttgtaagaaatgtaaactcttctacatgttgtactctgataatctatttaattatgtcgtttggggtagaagggtgttacattagtggtatcagagcatagtcagtccagtcgagtcataatgtgatgttttccctgttggtcgattagtgtaaatgacactgtcgatatttaacggttgtagtggtgttgtgcagagtatggctggagaaaatgaccgtgcgattgctgaggctttggctgctatggcgcaggctatgcaggcgcagcagaatccgccggtcgacgagtttaagaatttgggaaggtttctgaagaataaccctcctacattcaaagggcgctatgatccagatggtgctcagatttggctgagggaaattgagaagattttccgggtgatgacgtgtactgaagcacagaaggtgcagtttggtacgcatatgttatctgaagaggctgaaaactggtgggataatACTCGacagagaattgaagtaccaggtgctgagatgacttgggaaaggttcaagacggcctttctggagaaatattttcctgctgatgtgcgctgtaagaaggagatggaatttctagaactgaagcagggtaacatgtctgttgctgactacgcttcgaagtttgaagagctggtgcagtattgtcctcactataataatgctgatgctgagggatccaagtgtgtcaagtttgagaacgggttgcgtcccgagatcaaacaaggcattggttaccaggagattcgtaggtttcctacattggttaataagtgcaggatatttgaggaagatagcaaggctaggactgctcattacaagagtcttagtgagaagaagaataaggaccgtggtagtccttatgcatctccgaatggtaaaggtaagcagaaagtggtagatgagaagaagccaagtgggggaggatcttccatagctggtaaatgtttcaagtgtggcgagccaggccaccgtgctgatagctgtaccaagaaagtgctgagatgtttccgatgcggtcagactggtcacagagttacggaatgtaaggatgctggtccgacatgttttaattgtggcgagaaaggccatatcagttcgtagtgctcgaaaccgaagaaggcggctactgcagctcatactac from Lathyrus oleraceus cultivar Zhongwan6 chromosome 1, CAAS_Psat_ZW6_1.0, whole genome shotgun sequence includes:
- the LOC127117967 gene encoding 30S ribosomal protein 3, chloroplastic, with translation MNMLASSSSISLQPNVLLLPTTSIPSIRPIKTNYIKMKTNRFTASAVAVAEDSVSSQSSPSLQTPPQSQKLGVVVKPTDKPRLVLKFVWMEKNIGIALDQMVPGYGTIPLSPYYFWPRKDAWEELKELLESKPWISQKQMIILLNQATDIINLWQQSGGNLSS